One stretch of Nocardioides perillae DNA includes these proteins:
- a CDS encoding GMC oxidoreductase, which produces MRVDGTGAHRAFDYDVLVVGSGFGGSVTALRLTEKGYRVAVLEAGPRYRDEDFATTSWDLKKFVWAPALGMYGIQRIDAVKDCLILAGAGVGGGSLVYANTLYEPLDPFYRDPSWSHITDWKSELAPFYDQAKRMLGVVENPTRTANDDVMQKVAEEMGVGHTFHPTPVGVLFGEPGETGGKPVGDPYFGGAGPDRKTCTDCGQCMTGCRHGAKNTLVKNYLYLAEQQGAVVHPLTTVTRVRPLDGGGYRVDARWTKAKVSRFGKDRATRTYTAEHVVFAAAALGTQKLLHKLKGEGDLPRISDRLGVLTRTNSEAILGAISPADAGHDFTRGVAITSSFHPDEVTHIEPCRYGVGSNAMALMQTVLTDEVDGEPRWRTWLRELWTQRRNVRDLYDLKHWSERTVIALVMQTLDNSITTVPKKTPFGWRMSSKQGHGQPNPTFIPVANEAVRKMAETIDGTPGGTIGEPFGMPLTAHFIGGCTIGESAETGVVDPYHRVHGYPGLHIVDGSTISANLGVNPSLTITAQAERAMSLWPNKGEADRRPPLGAAYERVPPVPPLHPAVPEAAPGALRLPIVGVS; this is translated from the coding sequence ATGAGGGTCGACGGCACCGGAGCGCACCGCGCGTTCGACTACGACGTCCTGGTCGTCGGCTCGGGCTTCGGCGGCTCGGTCACGGCGCTGCGGCTGACCGAGAAGGGCTACCGCGTCGCGGTGCTCGAGGCCGGCCCGCGCTACCGCGACGAGGACTTCGCCACCACCTCGTGGGACCTGAAGAAGTTCGTCTGGGCGCCGGCCCTCGGGATGTACGGCATCCAGCGCATCGACGCGGTGAAGGACTGCCTCATCCTCGCCGGCGCCGGTGTCGGCGGCGGCTCGCTGGTCTACGCCAACACCCTCTACGAGCCCCTCGACCCGTTCTACCGCGACCCGTCGTGGTCGCACATCACCGACTGGAAGTCCGAGCTGGCCCCGTTCTACGACCAGGCCAAGCGGATGCTCGGCGTGGTGGAGAACCCCACCCGCACCGCCAACGACGACGTCATGCAGAAGGTCGCCGAGGAGATGGGTGTCGGCCACACCTTCCACCCGACCCCGGTCGGCGTGCTCTTCGGTGAGCCCGGCGAGACCGGCGGCAAGCCGGTGGGCGACCCCTACTTCGGCGGCGCCGGGCCGGACCGCAAGACCTGCACCGACTGCGGTCAGTGCATGACCGGGTGCCGCCACGGCGCGAAGAACACCCTGGTCAAGAACTACCTCTACCTCGCCGAGCAGCAGGGCGCCGTCGTGCACCCGCTCACCACGGTCACCCGCGTACGCCCGCTCGACGGCGGCGGCTACCGCGTCGACGCCCGCTGGACCAAGGCCAAGGTGTCGCGCTTCGGCAAGGACCGCGCCACCCGCACCTACACCGCGGAGCACGTCGTCTTCGCCGCGGCCGCGCTGGGCACGCAGAAGTTGCTGCACAAGCTGAAGGGCGAGGGCGACCTGCCCCGCATCTCCGACCGGCTCGGCGTGCTGACCCGCACCAACTCCGAGGCCATCCTCGGCGCGATCTCCCCGGCCGACGCGGGCCACGACTTCACGCGGGGCGTCGCGATCACCTCCTCCTTCCACCCCGACGAGGTCACCCACATCGAGCCGTGCCGCTACGGCGTCGGCTCCAACGCGATGGCCCTGATGCAGACCGTCCTGACCGACGAGGTCGACGGCGAGCCGCGCTGGCGCACGTGGCTGCGCGAGCTGTGGACCCAGCGCCGCAACGTGCGCGACCTCTACGACCTCAAGCACTGGTCGGAGCGCACGGTCATCGCGCTGGTGATGCAGACGCTCGACAACTCGATCACCACGGTGCCGAAGAAGACCCCCTTCGGGTGGCGGATGAGCTCGAAGCAGGGCCACGGCCAGCCCAACCCGACCTTCATCCCGGTGGCCAACGAGGCCGTGCGCAAGATGGCCGAGACCATCGACGGCACGCCGGGCGGCACGATCGGCGAGCCCTTCGGGATGCCGCTGACCGCCCACTTCATCGGCGGCTGCACGATCGGGGAGAGCGCCGAGACCGGTGTGGTCGACCCCTACCACCGCGTCCACGGCTACCCCGGGCTGCACATCGTCGACGGGTCGACGATCTCGGCCAACCTCGGCGTCAACCCGTCGCTGACGATCACCGCCCAGGCGGAGCGCGCGATGTCGTTGTGGCCCAACAAGGGCGAGGCCGACCGGCGCCCGCCGCTGGGGGCCGCCTACGAGCGCGTGCCCCCCGTCCCGCCGCTACACCCGGCCGTGCCGGAGGCGGCTCCCGGGGCGCTGCGGCTGCCCATTGTGGGCGTCAGCTGA
- the guaA gene encoding glutamine-hydrolyzing GMP synthase: MTTPDHDLVLVVDFGAQYAQLIARRVREARVYSEIVPHTVPVEEMLARRPKAIILSGGPSSVYADGAPGIDTGVFTAGVPVFGMCYGFQLMAQGLGGEVSPTGAREYGRTGVRVSEHGTLLSDVPAEHRVWMSHGDSVTAAPEGFTVLASTDVTPVAAFEDVSRRLAGVQWHPEVLHTEHGQGVLEHFLHEIAGCRPTWTMVNIVEEQVEAIRAQVGETGRAICGLSGGVDSAVAAALVQRAIGDRLTCVFVDHGLLRKGEAEQVERDFVAATGVSLHVVDAQRRFLDALAGVSDPEEKRKTIGREFIRVFEAAEAEVLGDAAEAGEKVAFLVQGTLYPDVVESGGGAGTHNIKSHHNVGGLPDDLEFELVEPLRTLFKDEVRLVGEQLGLPAEIVWRHPFPGPGLGIRIIGEVTADRLAILREADAIAREELTAAGLDRDIWQMPVVLLADVRSVGVQGDGRTYGHPVVLRPVTSEDAMTADWARLPYEVMERISTRITNEVAEVNRVTVDITSKPPGTIEWE, translated from the coding sequence GTGACCACTCCGGACCACGACCTCGTCCTCGTCGTCGACTTCGGCGCGCAGTACGCCCAGCTCATCGCCCGGCGGGTGCGGGAGGCGCGGGTCTACTCCGAGATCGTGCCGCACACCGTGCCCGTCGAGGAGATGCTGGCCCGGCGCCCGAAGGCGATCATCCTGTCCGGCGGTCCGTCGTCGGTCTACGCCGACGGGGCGCCGGGCATCGACACCGGCGTGTTCACCGCCGGGGTGCCGGTCTTCGGGATGTGCTACGGCTTCCAGCTGATGGCGCAGGGCCTCGGGGGTGAGGTCTCGCCGACCGGCGCGCGGGAGTACGGCCGCACCGGCGTGCGGGTCTCCGAGCACGGCACGCTGCTCTCCGACGTGCCGGCCGAGCACCGGGTCTGGATGTCGCACGGCGACTCCGTGACCGCGGCGCCGGAGGGCTTCACCGTGCTCGCCTCGACCGACGTGACCCCGGTGGCCGCCTTCGAGGACGTGTCGCGCCGCCTGGCCGGCGTGCAGTGGCACCCCGAGGTGCTCCACACCGAGCACGGCCAGGGCGTGCTGGAGCACTTCCTCCACGAGATCGCCGGCTGCCGCCCGACGTGGACGATGGTCAACATCGTCGAGGAGCAGGTCGAGGCGATCCGCGCCCAGGTGGGGGAGACCGGCCGGGCGATCTGCGGGCTCTCCGGCGGCGTCGACTCGGCCGTCGCGGCCGCGCTGGTGCAGCGCGCGATCGGCGACCGGCTGACCTGCGTCTTCGTCGACCACGGCCTGCTGCGCAAGGGCGAGGCCGAGCAGGTCGAGCGCGACTTCGTCGCCGCCACCGGCGTCTCGCTGCACGTCGTCGACGCCCAGCGGCGCTTCCTCGACGCGCTCGCCGGCGTCAGCGACCCCGAGGAGAAGCGCAAGACCATCGGGCGCGAGTTCATCCGCGTCTTCGAGGCCGCCGAGGCCGAGGTGCTCGGCGACGCCGCGGAGGCGGGGGAGAAGGTGGCGTTCCTCGTGCAGGGCACGCTCTACCCCGACGTCGTCGAGTCGGGCGGCGGCGCCGGCACCCACAACATCAAGAGCCACCACAACGTCGGCGGCCTGCCCGACGACCTCGAGTTCGAGCTCGTCGAGCCGCTGCGCACCCTCTTCAAGGACGAGGTCCGCCTCGTCGGCGAGCAGCTCGGCCTGCCGGCCGAGATCGTGTGGCGCCACCCCTTCCCGGGCCCTGGCCTGGGCATCCGCATCATCGGTGAGGTCACCGCCGACCGCCTCGCGATCCTCCGCGAGGCCGATGCCATCGCCCGCGAGGAGCTCACCGCCGCCGGGCTCGACCGCGACATCTGGCAGATGCCGGTCGTGCTGCTCGCCGACGTCCGCTCCGTCGGCGTCCAGGGCGACGGCCGCACCTACGGCCACCCGGTCGTGCTGCGCCCGGTCACCTCCGAGGACGCGATGACCGCCGACTGGGCCCGGCTGCCCTACGAGGTGATGGAGCGCATCTCGACCCGCATCACCAACGAGGTCGCCGAGGTCAATCGCGTCACGGTCGACATCACCTCCAAGCCGCCGGGCACGATCGAGTGGGAGTGA
- a CDS encoding MFS transporter, with amino-acid sequence MSHAVPPALGPAAAPTRQERLDALPFTRAHGRLVAGSGVGWALDAMDVGLIGFVMAALAVQWDLGPTTLSWIASVGFAGMAVGASLGGLLADRLGRRQVFALTLLVYGVATGAAALSWSVGALLVFRFLIGLGLGAELPVASTLVSEYAPARIRGRVVVALESFWAVGWTLAALIGYLVVPTSDDGWRWALALGAAPALWSVVVRLGLPESVRFLESRGRHAEAEAAVRRFEESAGVTAPAHPVTEQQPTPPPPRPGPAAVWAPGRRRATASMWAVWFGTNWSYYGAFLWLPTLLVASGMDLVRSFGFTLVITLAQLPGYLVAAVLVEVWGRRLTLSTFLLGSAGAALAFGTADTERGVLLAGLALSFCNLGAWGALYAVSPEVYPTPLRATGVGAAAGFGRLASIAAPLSVPPLLAVGGEPVLFAVFGAFFVLAAAATWGLPERTGAALD; translated from the coding sequence GTGAGCCACGCCGTACCCCCTGCGCTCGGCCCGGCGGCCGCGCCGACCCGTCAGGAGCGCCTCGACGCGCTGCCCTTCACCCGCGCCCACGGGAGGCTCGTCGCCGGCTCCGGCGTGGGCTGGGCGCTCGACGCCATGGACGTCGGGCTCATCGGCTTCGTCATGGCCGCGCTCGCCGTGCAGTGGGACCTCGGCCCGACGACGCTGTCGTGGATCGCCTCCGTGGGCTTCGCCGGCATGGCCGTCGGCGCGAGCCTGGGCGGACTGCTGGCCGACCGGCTCGGGCGGCGACAGGTCTTCGCGCTCACCCTCCTCGTGTACGGCGTGGCGACCGGCGCCGCGGCCCTCTCCTGGTCGGTGGGGGCACTGCTGGTCTTCCGCTTCCTCATCGGCCTCGGGCTCGGCGCCGAGCTGCCGGTGGCCTCGACGTTGGTCAGCGAGTACGCCCCCGCGCGCATCCGCGGCCGGGTCGTGGTCGCGCTCGAGTCGTTCTGGGCGGTCGGGTGGACCCTCGCCGCGCTGATCGGCTACCTCGTCGTGCCCACCAGTGACGACGGGTGGCGCTGGGCGCTCGCCCTCGGCGCGGCGCCGGCGCTCTGGTCGGTGGTGGTGCGGCTCGGCCTGCCCGAGTCGGTGCGCTTCCTCGAGTCGCGCGGGCGGCACGCCGAGGCCGAGGCGGCCGTGCGGCGCTTCGAGGAGTCGGCCGGGGTGACGGCGCCCGCCCACCCGGTCACCGAGCAGCAGCCGACCCCACCCCCGCCGCGCCCGGGGCCGGCCGCGGTGTGGGCGCCCGGCCGCCGACGGGCGACCGCGTCGATGTGGGCGGTGTGGTTCGGCACGAACTGGTCCTACTACGGCGCCTTCCTCTGGCTGCCGACCCTGCTCGTCGCCTCCGGGATGGACCTGGTGCGCTCCTTCGGCTTCACCCTCGTCATCACGCTCGCACAGCTCCCGGGCTACCTCGTCGCGGCGGTGCTGGTCGAGGTGTGGGGACGCCGGCTGACCCTGTCGACGTTCCTGCTCGGCTCGGCGGGGGCGGCCCTGGCCTTCGGCACCGCCGACACCGAGCGCGGGGTGCTGCTCGCCGGGCTCGCGCTGTCCTTCTGCAACCTCGGCGCGTGGGGCGCGCTCTACGCGGTCTCGCCGGAGGTCTACCCGACGCCGCTGCGCGCGACCGGCGTCGGCGCGGCCGCGGGCTTCGGCCGGCTGGCCTCGATCGCGGCGCCGCTCTCGGTGCCGCCACTGCTCGCGGTCGGGGGAGAGCCGGTGCTGTTCGCGGTCTTCGGTGCCTTCTTCGTGCTCGCCGCCGCGGCCACGTGGGGCCTGCCCGAACGCACCGGCGCCGCGCTCGACTGA
- a CDS encoding DUF3140 domain-containing protein, which translates to MAETIVEDELWDEFHRVVNMTSRELRDWLMVDSADEDSEAEPDHAGSPLGQRVLAILGKRRADCTPDDVEVMEKVVERVLSQRREDLEPTAGQAAWRHRLMRVGHDPLKPVD; encoded by the coding sequence GTGGCCGAGACCATCGTCGAGGACGAGCTGTGGGACGAGTTCCACCGCGTCGTGAACATGACCTCGCGCGAGCTGCGCGACTGGTTGATGGTCGACAGCGCCGACGAGGACTCCGAGGCCGAGCCCGACCACGCCGGGTCACCCCTCGGCCAGCGGGTGCTCGCGATCCTCGGCAAGCGCCGCGCCGACTGCACACCCGACGACGTCGAGGTGATGGAGAAGGTCGTCGAGCGCGTGCTCAGCCAGCGCCGTGAGGACCTCGAGCCCACCGCGGGCCAGGCCGCGTGGCGCCACCGGCTGATGCGGGTCGGGCACGACCCGCTGAAGCCGGTCGACTGA
- a CDS encoding UdgX family uracil-DNA binding protein (This protein belongs to the uracil DNA glycosylase superfamily, members of which act in excision repair of DNA. However, it belongs more specifically to UdgX branch, whose founding member was found to bind uracil in DNA (where it does not belong), without cleaving it, appears to promote DNA repair by a pathway involving RecA, rather than base excision.) has protein sequence MSSEERPGAAQWVPERPGLAALAEALQACRGCELHRDATQAVPGRGAHDARLVLLGEQPGDREDQEGMPFVGPAGRLLVEALGQAGLDPAAVYRTNVVKHFRWSGTRGKQRLHKSPAQAHVRACAPWLVAELGVVRPEGVVLLGGTAGKAVYGASFRVGESRGRLLEWPEGWGGDGVPDGPAGGVAGGAGEAGDPPWVVATTHPAAVLRADPAQRDDALAGLVADLRLVADQLR, from the coding sequence GTGAGCAGCGAGGAGCGGCCCGGGGCCGCGCAGTGGGTGCCCGAGCGGCCGGGTCTGGCCGCGCTGGCCGAGGCGCTGCAGGCGTGCCGGGGCTGCGAGCTGCACCGCGACGCGACCCAGGCGGTGCCGGGTCGCGGTGCGCACGACGCCCGGCTGGTGCTGCTCGGCGAGCAGCCGGGTGACCGGGAGGACCAGGAGGGCATGCCGTTCGTCGGCCCGGCCGGGCGCTTGCTCGTCGAGGCCCTCGGGCAGGCCGGGCTCGACCCCGCCGCGGTCTACCGCACCAACGTGGTGAAGCACTTCCGGTGGTCGGGGACGCGAGGGAAGCAGCGGCTCCACAAGTCGCCCGCCCAGGCCCACGTGCGCGCGTGCGCCCCGTGGCTGGTCGCCGAGCTCGGCGTGGTGCGCCCCGAGGGAGTCGTGCTCCTGGGCGGCACCGCGGGCAAGGCGGTGTACGGCGCGTCCTTCCGCGTCGGGGAGTCCCGCGGTCGGCTGCTCGAGTGGCCCGAGGGGTGGGGTGGCGACGGGGTGCCGGACGGTCCGGCCGGTGGGGTCGCCGGTGGTGCGGGCGAGGCGGGTGACCCGCCGTGGGTCGTCGCGACGACCCACCCGGCGGCCGTGCTGCGGGCCGACCCGGCCCAGCGCGACGACGCGCTCGCCGGCCTGGTCGCCGACCTGCGGCTGGTGGCCGACCAGCTGCGGTAG